From the genome of Streptomyces sp. NBC_00523:
GCGGCCAACAGCACGTTGGACCCCGATTCCGTACTCTTTGCCGGACTGCCGTTGTTCCACGTCAACGCCTTGGTCGTCACCCTGCTCGCACCACTGTTCCGCGGTCAGCACGGCGTGTGGACCGGCCCCCTCGGCTACCGCGAACCTGCGCTGTTCGCAGTCTTCTGGAAGATCGTCGCGCATTTCCGGATCGCCACCCTGTCCGCGGTCCCGACCGTCTATGCCGCCCTCGCCCGGATTCCGGTCGACGCGGACATCACCTCGCTGCGCTTCGCGATAGTCGGCGCGTCCCCTCTGCCGCCGGCGGTACGCGCGGCGTTCGAGCACCACACCGGCGTCCCGCTCTGCCAGGGGTACGGACTGACCGAGGCCACCTGCGGCAGCGCTCGGAGCTTCCTGCACGAACACCGGCGCCCGGAGGCCGCGGGCCAGCGCATGCCCTACCAGCACGTGAAGACGGTAGGGATCGACAGCGACGGGACCTGGCACGACCTCCCGCAGGGTGAACCCGGCATTCTCGCCATCAGCGGCCCCACGGTCTTCCCCGGCTACGTAGTCGGCCACGACGACACCGGACCGCGCCTGGAGACCCTCGGCAGTGTGCGCGACGGCTGGCTCAACACCGGCGACCTCGCGCGCGTGGATTCCGACGGATTCATCCACCTGCTCGGCCGCGCGAAGGACCTGATCATCCGCGGCGGCCACAACATGGACCCCGCCGTCATCGAGGACGCCCTCCTCACCCACCCGGCCGTCACCGGCGCAAGCGCCGTCGGACGCCCCGACCCTCACTCCGGCGAGGTCCCCATCGCCTACGTCACCCTCAGGCCCGGCACGACCGGCACCGGCCCCGAGGAATTGATCGCCTTCGCCGCGCAGCACGTACCCGAGCGAGCCGCGGCCCCCAAGGAGGTCATCGTCTTGTCGGCTCTGCCTCTGACCGACATCGGCAAACCCTCCAAGGTTCCTCTGCGCCTCGACGCCACCCGGCGCGCGATCTCCACAGCCCTGGCCGGCCTCGGCATCGCCGGCGTCGACGAACAGATCCGATGCGAACTGGCAGACGGTCGCCCCATGGTTTCCCTGCCGCCCGTCGCCGACCCCGACCAGCGCCGCCGGATCATCGCCCAACTCGCCCCGTACGACGTGAGCTGGGCATTCACCGACCACGGCACGTCGTGAGGCCGCCCTGCTGTCCCTTCCCCGAGGCGACCCCGGCCCGCCGCGCGCCGGTCTCCTCGCCACGTCCCCATCCAGGAATCGAGCGTCATATGAGCGTCAGGATTCCTCGAAAGAACCCAGGAAGCACTGCCGAATGGACCGCATCCCTCAGAAATCGCAGGTCGGGCAACCCAGAGGGGTCGATGTACCCACGCGACCCGCTGCATCCACGAGTACAGGTCGACCGACCCATCTACGAGATCTCGTAGAAAGTGCAGGTCAGACGCCCTTTGTAGCCGGTTCGAGAATGGCCACGCACTCCACATGATGCGTCATCGAAAGCACATCGACTTTGGGGGCAGTCGATCAGACTGCCAGCTCGGTGACCTCCGTATACGCCTCCCGCCCCACTCCACCCGAGAGCTCAACTCGTCGGGACCTGCCCTTGCCGTCCTTGATGCATCCAGGCGATAAGGTCGAACACGCGCAGGACGCCGATGTCCTCACCCATCCCCGCCTTGTCGCGGAGACGGGCCAACTGATCGTAGAAGGCGCCGTTGTCCGCCCGCAGGGCTGCAGCCAGCGCTGCCCAGAAGGAGTGGTCTGTCTTCGGTCGTTCAAAGAGCTGCTTGATGCGGAGGTCGTAGATGGGGATGAGGTGGGGACGCTTGCGTGCCAGCAGTTTGCCTGCGACAACCGGGCCGCTTGGGCCTCCCCGTCCTGGAAAGCCTCATTGACGCCCCCGACGGTTTCCTCGCCCAAGACGCCGCGACAAACCCGGCGCTACCCGAGCGAGTGATGGAACGGCTCATCACACGAGCTCTGCTGAGTAACGAACCAAGTCGCCTCGGGCGCTGAAGCCCTGCCTTCACCAACTCGCCCTCTGATCAAGCCAACCGATGACATTGCGTCAAATGGACGTAACCGAGCGCCATGGAGTCATCTGTGTCGGTAGACAGGGCGCTGAGGGGTCAGGCAGGGCTATTGGGGGGTTGCGAGCATGAGGTTGACGATCAATGTGGGTGTGCTGCTCGCCGTCATCGTCCTCCTCAGGCTGCGCCGCCGTACTGAGGCCCGCAGCCGCAACGACGAGAAGCTGACCGTCGTCATCGTGCTCGCCCTGGGCGTGGTCATCGCCCCCACCCCGGTGGGCGAGAGCATCCTCGACGCCCTGGGCCAGCTCGCCTCCGGCATCACCAAGTCCAGCCACTGACAACCCCGGAGCCCAGCCGATGCCCACCCGCCACCCGCGACGTCCCCGCCCCGGCACGCGACGGCCCGCACGCCGAACGCGCCAGCGCCGCCGCTACGCACGCACCCGCCGGCAGCGGCAGCGCGACCGCCAGGTCCTCGTCCTCGGCGCCGGCGTCCTGGGCGTCGCTGCACTCTGGGCCGCCGTCGCCTGGCTGGTCACCCATCTGTGGGCCGTGGTCATGCTCGGGGCGGTCGCGGTCGTGGCCGCGACCTGGTTCGTCAACCAACGCCGCCAGCGGCACGCCTGGAACCGGGTCCAGCAACAGGCACTGCGCTACGCACTGCCGCAGCTCGACGCGCTGGCCCACCGTGATTTCGAGTACGCGGTCCGGGATTTGATGCGCCGCGACGGATGTACCGACGCCCGCCAGGTCGGAGGAGCCGGCGACAACGGCGCCGACGTCCTGGCCACCGACCCCCAGGGCCGC
Proteins encoded in this window:
- a CDS encoding acyl-CoA synthetase, with product MHAPEPDLLWPAYDHPGALATIESIALEDRGLPGSTYDLLARAAVLWPDRPALTMLPSAGQWTHGETVSFGQLRDQTHRIANLFHRHGVRRTTAVGLLSPNAGLLPATLLAAQLAGCAAPVNPALAADHAERLLALAGARVLVAAGPELDAAAWRTARTAAASLRCSALFALRPVGAPEPTPELEPIEGVHVAYLHVEAAAQPAELHPGVVPPKAGDLAAYFHTGGTTGAPKLAAHTHANEVTDAWMIAANSTLDPDSVLFAGLPLFHVNALVVTLLAPLFRGQHGVWTGPLGYREPALFAVFWKIVAHFRIATLSAVPTVYAALARIPVDADITSLRFAIVGASPLPPAVRAAFEHHTGVPLCQGYGLTEATCGSARSFLHEHRRPEAAGQRMPYQHVKTVGIDSDGTWHDLPQGEPGILAISGPTVFPGYVVGHDDTGPRLETLGSVRDGWLNTGDLARVDSDGFIHLLGRAKDLIIRGGHNMDPAVIEDALLTHPAVTGASAVGRPDPHSGEVPIAYVTLRPGTTGTGPEELIAFAAQHVPERAAAPKEVIVLSALPLTDIGKPSKVPLRLDATRRAISTALAGLGIAGVDEQIRCELADGRPMVSLPPVADPDQRRRIIAQLAPYDVSWAFTDHGTS
- a CDS encoding DUF6308 family protein, giving the protein MLARKRPHLIPIYDLRIKQLFERPKTDHSFWAALAAALRADNGAFYDQLARLRDKAGMGEDIGVLRVFDLIAWMHQGRQGQVPTS
- a CDS encoding restriction endonuclease; translation: MPTRHPRRPRPGTRRPARRTRQRRRYARTRRQRQRDRQVLVLGAGVLGVAALWAAVAWLVTHLWAVVMLGAVAVVAATWFVNQRRQRHAWNRVQQQALRYALPQLDALAHRDFEYAVRDLMRRDGCTDARQVGGAGDNGADVLATDPQGRVWVIQCKHRRAGDRGSAVGTPDLQRVNGTARQLYGADIVLVVTNGRFSSRCAPLAEQLHMHLADRRMLAAWAAGSRPLWELLPRVPGPRAGN